One Archangium violaceum genomic window, CCTCCCCTGCGTCCCGCCCACTGGTCTAGCGTGCGGGGCCCATGTCCGCGCAATCCGAGTCAATACCCGCCTCCTCACCTCGGTGGTGGGTCCTTGCCCTGTGTGGGGTGGCCGGTCTGGCCTGGGGGACATATCTCATTGGCCCCTCCACGATCGATCCCACCTCCGTCTCGTGGATGATGCGCGACGATTGGGCCCCGCCGCTGTTCGGCTGGCTCTACACCCGGAGCGCCCCGTGGAGCCTCCCACTCGGACAGGCGCCGGGCTATCTCCACCCTATCGGCACCTCGCTGGCCTACACCGATGCCACGCCCTGGCTGAGCACCTTCTTCAAGCTGCTCTCCCCCTGGCTGCCCACCGTCTTCCAGGTGCATGGGCCGTGGCTCGCCCTCTGCTTCGCCCTCCAGGGCTTCTTCGGCGCCCGCATCGCCGCCTGCTTCACCCCGCGACCCCTGCTGCAATTCCTGTCGGGAACGCTCTTCGTCCTCTCCCCGGCCCTCAACTCGCGCCTGAGCCACGTCTCGCTGTGTGCCCACTGGTTGGTGCTCGTCTTCCTCTGGCTATACCTGCGGCCATGCCCCGACGCGCGCACCGCCACGCGAACCCTGGGGCTCGCCACGTTCTTCATCGCCCTGTCCGCGGGTGTCCACGTCTACCTCGCGGCCATGAACCTCATCCTGGCCCTGTCCCTCACCGTGCGCCTGTGGCTCCTCGATGAGCACCTCTCCGCGCGGCGAGCGGGCGCGTGGGCCACCGGGATGCCGGCGGTGGCACTCGGGGTGATGGCGCTCTTCGGCTTCTTCTCTGGCGTCACCACGGAGGCGTTCGGCTACAACTCCTTCTCCTCCAACCTCCTCACCTTCATCGACCCGGCCGGCCTGTCCCGCTTCCTCCCGGCCTTCCCCATCGGACGTCGCCAGTTCGAAGGCATCGCCTACCTCGGACTGGGCGTGCTCGGACTGGGCGCCCTGGCCGGGAGTGCCCTCGTCGTGCGGAGCAAGGAGGAGCCTCTGCTCCCACGACACCTGTGGCCCCTGGTGGCCGCGTGTCTGTTGTTGGCCCTGTTCGCCTTCTCGGCACGGATCCAGCTCGCCCAGCTCACCGTGTTCTCGTATGAGCGCTTGTACGAGGTGACGTTCGAGCCCCTCGGGAAGATCTTCCGCGCGTCGGGGCGCTTCATCTGGCCCCTGCACTACGCGCTCATGGCCGGTGTGGTGGCCGCGCTGCTGCGCCTGCTCCGCCACCACCCCCGCGCCGCCGCGGGCGCATTGGGACTGGCGCTCGCCATCCAGGTGCTCGAGGTCCCCGAGGAGCTGCGAGGGGGTTCCCGCTTCGAACCCCAGTCATCCAGGATTCCAGGAGGCAGCGCCCTCTGGAGTCTCGCCACCGGCCACTATCGGCACGTCGTCCTCTACCCCACCGTCATGGTGGATGGCACCGGGCATGGCTGCCCTCCCGACCACACGTTCTCCACCGAGGAGAGCCTCCCCTTCGCCTGGCAGGCCTGGCTGGCCGGCATGACCTTCAATGCCGGTTACGTCGCCCGGGTCAATGAGCAACGCACCCTGGCCTACTGTCAGGAATTGGAGCACGACATGCGCCAGGGGCGGCTGGACCCGGACACAATCTATGTCGTCCATGCCTCCGTCGCCGCGCGCTTCCAGGAGGACACCGCGGACCGAGCCACCTGTGGCTCCTTGGACGGAGTGCTCGTCTGTGTCGCCGTGGGCAGGGGCAGCCCCTTCAGCGAGGCATTGGCTCGGAAGGAACGCGCGCTCCACGTGCTCGAATGATGTAGGCTCATGGCACCCGTTCCAGCCAACGCCTCGATCGCCGTGGGCGGCGGGGGTATCGTGCTCATCGAGCTGCAGGGGCTGGGTCCCCGACAGCACGTCCTGCATGTATAAGGATCCGCCCTCGTGGGCTGATAGCCACCTCTGCGACTCAGGTCGGACGACGAACCTCTACACGCCCGCCAGGGGAAGCCGGACGGTGAAGGTGGCGCCAGCCCCCGGCTGGGAGGCAACGGAAATACTGCCTCCCAGGGCCGAGACGATCTCCGAGGAGATGTACAGCCCGAGCCCGAGTCCTCCGTAGTTGTGCACGGACACCGCGCGCTCGAAGCGCCGGAAGATGCGTTGCTGATCTTCCGGCGCGATTCCAATCCCGTGATCCCTCACGGAGAACACGGCCGCCCCGCCCTCTCGGCCCAGGCGCACCTCGATGGGCTTTCCCGCTCCATAGCGGGTCGCGTTCATCAGCAGATTCACGACCACCTGTTCCAGGCGGAGACCATCCCACTGCCCGCGCACCTCGGCGGACAGGTCGGTGCCAATCATGCAGCCGGCGCGCTCGAACTCGGGCGCGAGCCGCTGCAGCATCTCCTGGACCACCTCGACGAAGTCCACCTCCTCGCGCTCCACGTGCAGGCGGCCTGTCCCGATGCGGGAGACGTCCAGGAGGGCCTCGTTGAGCTGATTGAGCCGGTTCGCCTGACGGTGTGCCGCCTTCAGCTTCGACTCCAGACGCGCGGGGAGCCCCGCGCCCGCGTCCTCCGCCGCCCGGGAGATCAACTCGAGCTGGAGCTTCAAGGACGTGAGGGGAGTCCGCAGCTCGTGCGCCGCCACCGAGAGGAAATCGTCCCTCAACCGCACGGCCCGCCGTAGCTCCGCCTCGGCCAGCTTCCGCTCCTGGATGTCCGTGCTCGTGCCGAACCACCGGGTAACCTGGCCCCGGCCGTCGCGCACCGGCAGGGCTCGCGTGAGGAACCACCGGTACTCCCCGTCCGAGGCACGGCGGAAGCGGTGCTCGACCTCATAGGGCTCACCCAGGCGCAGCGACCGCTGCCAACACTCCCCGACCCGCTCCCGATCCTCCGGGTGGACGAGGGCGAGCCACCCTATGTTCTTCGCCCCCTCGAAGGTGATGCCCGTGTACTCGGAGTAGTGCCGATTGACGAACTCGGCCCGACCATCCGGCCGCGCGACCCAGACGAGCTGGGGGATGGTCTCGCCAAGCATCCGGAAGTGAGCCTCGCTCTCACGCAGAGCGGCCTCGGCGCGCTTCTTCTCGCTGGTGTCGAGGTTCATCCCCACCCACTCGCGCACGGTGCCA contains:
- a CDS encoding DUF6311 domain-containing protein; the encoded protein is MAGLAWGTYLIGPSTIDPTSVSWMMRDDWAPPLFGWLYTRSAPWSLPLGQAPGYLHPIGTSLAYTDATPWLSTFFKLLSPWLPTVFQVHGPWLALCFALQGFFGARIAACFTPRPLLQFLSGTLFVLSPALNSRLSHVSLCAHWLVLVFLWLYLRPCPDARTATRTLGLATFFIALSAGVHVYLAAMNLILALSLTVRLWLLDEHLSARRAGAWATGMPAVALGVMALFGFFSGVTTEAFGYNSFSSNLLTFIDPAGLSRFLPAFPIGRRQFEGIAYLGLGVLGLGALAGSALVVRSKEEPLLPRHLWPLVAACLLLALFAFSARIQLAQLTVFSYERLYEVTFEPLGKIFRASGRFIWPLHYALMAGVVAALLRLLRHHPRAAAGALGLALAIQVLEVPEELRGGSRFEPQSSRIPGGSALWSLATGHYRHVVLYPTVMVDGTGHGCPPDHTFSTEESLPFAWQAWLAGMTFNAGYVARVNEQRTLAYCQELEHDMRQGRLDPDTIYVVHASVAARFQEDTADRATCGSLDGVLVCVAVGRGSPFSEALARKERALHVLE